In a genomic window of Coprococcus eutactus:
- the pyrB gene encoding aspartate carbamoyltransferase, with protein MRHLIDPMDLSVEEVDHLLVLAQDIIDNKEKYSEVCKGKKLATLFFEPSTRTRLSFEAAMMELGGNVLGFSSASSSSSTKGESVGDTVKIVSCYADIIAMRHYKEGAPMLASMKSDVPIINAGDGGHNHPTQTLADLLTIKREKGRLNNMTIGFCGDLMFGRTVHSLIKAMSRYEGIKFILISPDELKLPDYIRTEVIEKNNIPYEEISSLEDAIGSLDVLYMTRVQKERFFNEADYIRLKDTYILDKSKLALARPDLSILHPLPRVNEISVEVDDDPRACYFRQALNGKYVRMALIMDLLGLDKDFKA; from the coding sequence ATGAGACATTTAATAGACCCAATGGACCTGTCAGTTGAGGAGGTTGACCACCTTCTCGTGCTGGCACAGGACATCATCGACAATAAAGAGAAATACAGCGAAGTCTGTAAGGGCAAAAAGCTTGCAACTCTGTTCTTTGAACCAAGCACACGCACAAGACTTAGCTTCGAGGCTGCCATGATGGAACTTGGCGGAAACGTTCTCGGATTTTCATCTGCGAGCTCCTCATCTTCAACAAAAGGTGAGAGTGTGGGCGATACCGTCAAGATCGTCAGCTGTTATGCCGATATTATAGCTATGAGACATTATAAAGAGGGTGCCCCGATGCTGGCTTCCATGAAATCAGATGTTCCTATTATTAATGCTGGTGACGGCGGTCACAATCACCCTACGCAGACATTGGCCGATCTTCTCACTATAAAGAGAGAGAAGGGCAGACTAAACAATATGACCATCGGTTTCTGCGGGGATCTTATGTTTGGTCGTACGGTTCATTCACTTATAAAGGCCATGTCACGATACGAAGGCATAAAATTTATTCTCATATCACCGGATGAATTAAAATTACCTGATTATATAAGAACAGAAGTCATCGAAAAGAATAATATACCATATGAGGAGATTTCCTCTCTTGAGGATGCTATCGGATCTCTGGACGTTCTCTATATGACAAGAGTCCAGAAAGAACGTTTCTTCAACGAGGCGGACTACATAAGACTGAAAGATACCTATATTCTTGACAAGTCAAAGCTGGCTCTCGCTAGGCCTGACCTGTCGATTCTTCACCCGCTTCCTCGTGTAAATGAGATATCTGTTGAGGTGGATGACGATCCGAGAGCATGTTATTTCCGACAAGCACTCAACGGCAAATATGTCCGAATGGCACTCATCATGGACCTTCTCGGACTCGACAAGGATTTTAAGGCATAG
- a CDS encoding aspartate carbamoyltransferase regulatory subunit, with protein MNIDSIQNGIVLDHITAGKALQIYNDLHLDKLDCSVAIIKNVKSEKMGRKDILKIDQDIDINLDVLGYIDPDISVNIIKDGKLVEKRKIELPERLVGIKKCTNPRCITTTEQGITHIFKLTDREKRIYRCIYCEADR; from the coding sequence ATGAATATTGACAGTATTCAGAATGGTATTGTACTTGACCATATAACAGCAGGCAAAGCCCTGCAGATATACAACGATCTTCATCTTGATAAGCTGGATTGCTCCGTTGCTATAATCAAGAATGTTAAAAGCGAGAAGATGGGAAGAAAGGACATTCTTAAGATAGATCAGGATATCGACATAAACCTTGATGTTCTGGGGTATATCGACCCGGATATATCCGTCAACATCATAAAAGATGGCAAGCTCGTTGAAAAGCGCAAGATAGAGCTTCCTGAACGTCTGGTCGGCATCAAGAAATGTACCAACCCGAGATGCATCACCACAACGGAGCAGGGGATCACCCACATTTTCAAGCTTACCGACAGGGAAAAACGTATTTACAGATGTATCTATTGCGAAGCAGACAGGTGA
- a CDS encoding UDP-N-acetylglucosamine 1-carboxyvinyltransferase — MEQYVIKGGRPLEGEVTIAGAKNAALGILAAAVMTDQEVTIENVPNVRDTRVLLQAIQGIGATVNYVDEHTVRISGGTINPNSDLCVDDEFIRKIRASYYLLGALLGKYKHSQVALPGGCDIGARPIDLHIKGFEALGAKVDISNGMISVNADELVGSHIYMDVISVGATINVMMAAVMAEGKTTIENAAKEPHIVDVANLLNSMGANIKGAGTDVIRIRGVKSLHGTTYSIIPDQIEAGTFMVAAAATRGNVLIKNVIPKHLEAITSKLTDIGAHVTEYDDSVRVMCDKRLKATNIKTLPYPGFPTDMQPQMAVTLALSNGTSIVTESIFENRFKYVAELSRMGAHIRVEGNTAILDGVETFSGANVAAPDLRAGAALVIAALVADDFSVVSDIKYIQRGYEKFDEKLRGLGALIEKVETDKDIQKFKLRVG, encoded by the coding sequence ATGGAACAGTATGTTATCAAGGGAGGTCGTCCTCTTGAGGGTGAAGTGACCATAGCCGGCGCCAAGAACGCGGCTCTTGGAATCCTTGCCGCTGCAGTGATGACCGACCAGGAAGTTACAATAGAAAACGTACCGAATGTCAGAGATACCAGAGTGCTGCTTCAGGCTATCCAGGGAATAGGTGCAACCGTCAATTATGTTGACGAGCACACCGTAAGGATCTCCGGAGGCACGATCAATCCTAACTCTGATCTGTGTGTCGATGACGAATTTATAAGAAAGATCAGGGCATCCTACTACCTGCTTGGCGCATTACTCGGCAAATACAAGCACTCACAGGTTGCTCTTCCAGGCGGATGTGACATAGGTGCCAGACCTATAGATCTGCACATAAAAGGTTTCGAAGCACTTGGAGCAAAAGTAGATATCTCCAATGGCATGATATCTGTAAACGCTGACGAATTGGTTGGAAGCCACATATACATGGATGTTATTTCTGTTGGTGCGACCATCAATGTCATGATGGCAGCCGTAATGGCTGAAGGTAAGACCACCATCGAGAATGCGGCTAAGGAACCTCACATAGTAGATGTTGCCAACCTTCTCAACAGCATGGGCGCCAACATCAAGGGAGCAGGAACAGACGTCATCCGTATCCGCGGTGTAAAATCATTACACGGAACCACATACTCTATCATTCCGGATCAGATAGAGGCTGGAACATTTATGGTGGCTGCTGCTGCCACAAGAGGAAATGTACTTATAAAGAATGTTATTCCTAAGCATCTTGAGGCAATAACATCCAAGCTGACCGATATCGGCGCACACGTAACTGAATATGATGACTCAGTTCGTGTAATGTGCGACAAAAGGCTCAAAGCAACCAATATAAAGACACTTCCATATCCTGGTTTCCCTACGGATATGCAGCCACAGATGGCTGTAACACTTGCTTTGTCCAACGGAACAAGCATAGTCACAGAGAGTATTTTTGAAAACAGATTTAAGTATGTAGCTGAGCTGTCCAGAATGGGTGCACACATAAGAGTCGAGGGCAACACCGCCATACTTGATGGTGTTGAGACTTTTTCCGGTGCAAATGTTGCAGCACCTGATCTGAGAGCCGGAGCAGCGCTCGTGATAGCTGCACTTGTTGCAGACGACTTCTCTGTAGTTTCAGATATAAAGTATATACAGCGCGGTTATGAAAAGTTTGATGAAAAACTCCGCGGTCTCGGAGCTCTCATAGAGAAGGTTGAGACTGACAAGGATATCCAGAAATTTAAGCTGCGCGTTGGGTAG
- a CDS encoding cadherin-like beta sandwich domain-containing protein — protein MNTSNCANNKKTRNIVSLVMLLWAVLCIIITGFYVGGNKAEAASTGTLIEDYVYFRDAPSGNTIKYNGKDILLRKGQKMTIVSTSNKTWYKVSLTYRKKSYTGYIYSKFIKVTTTASYKTGHLAKNENYVYFRKTPSGTPITYNNAPIMLMGGQKMTILSTANKTWYKVKLTYKSKSYTGYVYSSFIVIDKAKTKPTKATTKATTQATTQAPKSTSGYINENYVYFRKTAGGTPITYNGKSIMLMFGQNLTVTDKSDKTWYKVKLTYKSKSYTGYVYSSYITAGTYKTPGNGKSDAAFEKQLTSQKFPESYKALLRKLHKEHPNWVFKAVHTNLEWSDVVKNEVNVKGRVTNLVNGTSLYPNYGWRSQTVGYNYKTDTYSSYDGSTWFAASDDLIKYYLDPRTYLSSSSSVFAFEKLSYDSSQTRSGVEAILSGTFMHNSRPSGSSSTYSSMIITAAKKSGVSPYHIASRIKQEVGGSMTSGTNGKNASYPGIYNFYNIGAFQSAAGNAITNGLKWAASGTTYNRPWTSPSKSIIGGAIYIGEAYINVGQNTLYTQKFNVTYKDCLYWHQYMGNVQAPRTEAAKVYEAYKASGALNKSITFAIPVYKNMPAATAKMPAADPGNQNNYLKSLKVGSAKLSPTFAINKTTTYTVNVAASVGSIKIAASPVNRYATVSGTGTKKLKKGKNTFKIVCKSQSKKARTYTIIINRG, from the coding sequence ATGAATACCAGCAATTGTGCCAACAATAAAAAGACAAGAAACATCGTATCTCTGGTGATGCTGCTATGGGCGGTATTGTGTATCATTATCACAGGCTTCTACGTCGGTGGCAATAAGGCAGAGGCAGCATCCACGGGAACTCTGATAGAGGATTATGTTTACTTCCGTGATGCGCCATCCGGCAACACCATAAAGTACAACGGCAAGGACATCCTTCTCAGAAAAGGTCAGAAGATGACCATTGTCAGTACTTCAAACAAAACATGGTACAAAGTAAGCCTCACATATAGAAAAAAGAGTTACACGGGCTATATATATTCAAAGTTTATAAAAGTTACCACCACAGCTTCATATAAGACCGGTCACCTTGCAAAAAATGAGAACTATGTATACTTCCGTAAAACACCATCAGGAACCCCCATCACCTACAATAATGCTCCTATAATGCTCATGGGCGGTCAGAAGATGACTATACTCAGCACTGCAAACAAGACATGGTACAAAGTAAAGCTTACTTATAAGAGCAAGAGCTACACAGGATATGTATACTCAAGCTTCATAGTCATCGACAAGGCTAAAACTAAACCTACAAAGGCAACGACCAAAGCAACAACCCAGGCTACTACTCAGGCTCCAAAGAGCACAAGCGGCTATATAAATGAAAACTATGTTTATTTCCGCAAGACTGCAGGCGGAACACCGATAACATACAACGGAAAATCCATCATGCTCATGTTTGGGCAGAACCTTACTGTCACCGATAAGTCTGACAAGACTTGGTACAAGGTAAAGCTCACATACAAGAGCAAGAGTTACACAGGATATGTATACTCCTCTTACATAACAGCCGGAACCTACAAGACTCCTGGCAACGGTAAGTCAGACGCTGCATTTGAAAAGCAGCTGACAAGTCAGAAGTTCCCTGAGAGCTACAAAGCACTCCTTAGAAAACTTCACAAGGAGCATCCTAACTGGGTATTCAAGGCTGTTCACACCAACCTTGAGTGGAGTGATGTGGTGAAGAACGAGGTTAACGTCAAAGGAAGGGTCACTAACCTTGTAAACGGCACCTCCCTGTATCCTAACTATGGATGGCGTTCCCAGACTGTAGGCTATAACTACAAGACAGACACGTACTCTTCATATGACGGATCAACATGGTTCGCCGCATCGGATGATCTGATAAAATATTACCTTGATCCTAGAACATATCTGTCATCATCAAGTTCTGTATTTGCATTTGAGAAATTATCATACGATTCTTCTCAGACAAGATCAGGAGTTGAGGCTATATTATCTGGAACATTTATGCACAACTCAAGGCCTAGCGGCTCATCATCAACATATTCGTCAATGATAATAACAGCTGCAAAGAAGTCTGGTGTCAGTCCATACCACATTGCATCAAGAATCAAGCAGGAGGTCGGCGGCTCCATGACATCTGGGACAAACGGCAAGAATGCAAGCTACCCTGGAATATACAACTTCTACAATATCGGAGCTTTCCAAAGCGCTGCAGGAAACGCCATAACAAACGGGCTCAAGTGGGCTGCATCGGGAACAACCTACAACAGACCATGGACATCGCCTTCCAAGTCCATAATCGGCGGAGCGATATACATCGGAGAGGCATACATCAACGTGGGACAGAACACTCTGTACACACAGAAGTTCAACGTAACATACAAGGATTGTCTCTACTGGCATCAGTACATGGGCAACGTACAGGCACCGAGAACCGAGGCTGCCAAGGTATACGAGGCATATAAAGCATCTGGTGCACTGAACAAGTCCATAACATTTGCGATACCTGTATATAAAAATATGCCGGCCGCCACAGCTAAAATGCCGGCTGCCGATCCTGGTAATCAAAACAATTACCTGAAGTCGCTTAAGGTCGGCAGCGCCAAGCTTTCACCGACATTTGCAATAAACAAAACTACAACATACACAGTCAACGTAGCAGCTTCTGTGGGCAGCATAAAGATAGCTGCCTCACCTGTGAATAGGTACGCTACAGTCAGTGGAACAGGTACAAAGAAGCTTAAAAAGGGGAAAAATACATTCAAGATAGTCTGCAAGTCCCAAAGCAAAAAAGCGCGTACTTACACAATAATAATAAACAGAGGATGA
- a CDS encoding cohesin domain-containing protein, which translates to MKTTTKRIKLFMTTLLAFISITVLLSYTAFAASVTFNVNVPSLSVGVGDTVEITVGIDSNEMNISSYSYEVHYDSSLLESISGGTKLEDGIISYSSNGESGSSMTATFKFKTLASGTASIETTATEIISADGESIEMTPAYNSINISDSAAPASEVASDSPLSDTETYDSTTVSEENEVGTLTESENIPDNTLVSVHSSGNTYYIVSKPDAVEVPSAYLPVKIKLNDTDVKAYMKGTDGNTVLLYAANTDGHQGWYYFNTQEGTFLDAADILGSTGTDSLSNFMSKNKFVIMLIAIIVLVILVVVIVILAVSLKGMITDYESQIDRLKKGLDKKDEDKKAAKTQAAEKTADTPEHIRLSSHNAANPIIGDKALFPDDNTHESYADSDYDNQVSPDEDDYIHTDDYDDSAFDDMDDGADSVDNSDNSDNSDNSDNSDNSNEAVDTSDTDEEKQRQIQASLDEIDAALESAKKYKS; encoded by the coding sequence ATGAAGACAACAACTAAACGCATTAAGTTATTTATGACAACTCTTTTAGCATTCATATCGATCACAGTCCTGTTGAGTTATACAGCATTTGCCGCATCTGTCACATTCAATGTGAATGTACCATCATTAAGTGTCGGCGTTGGTGATACCGTTGAGATCACTGTTGGAATTGATTCTAATGAAATGAATATATCTAGCTACAGCTACGAGGTTCATTATGACTCATCCCTGCTGGAGTCCATAAGCGGAGGAACAAAGCTGGAAGATGGGATCATAAGCTACAGCAGCAATGGGGAAAGCGGAAGTTCTATGACCGCAACATTCAAGTTCAAAACTCTGGCAAGCGGCACAGCCAGCATAGAAACAACTGCCACAGAAATAATTTCAGCCGACGGCGAGAGTATCGAAATGACTCCGGCATACAACTCGATAAACATAAGCGACTCTGCCGCTCCTGCAAGTGAGGTAGCCTCTGACTCTCCATTATCCGATACCGAAACATATGACAGCACCACAGTCAGCGAGGAGAATGAGGTCGGAACACTCACCGAATCTGAGAATATTCCAGACAACACTCTCGTCAGCGTGCATTCAAGCGGAAACACATACTACATCGTCAGCAAGCCTGACGCAGTTGAAGTTCCTTCAGCATATCTTCCAGTTAAGATCAAACTCAATGACACAGACGTCAAAGCCTACATGAAGGGCACAGACGGAAACACAGTACTGCTGTACGCAGCCAACACCGATGGACATCAGGGATGGTATTACTTTAACACTCAGGAGGGAACATTCCTTGATGCGGCAGACATTCTCGGTAGTACCGGAACCGACTCCCTCTCAAACTTCATGAGCAAGAACAAATTTGTGATAATGCTCATAGCCATAATCGTTCTCGTTATCCTTGTGGTGGTTATCGTCATTCTTGCAGTTTCACTCAAGGGCATGATCACTGATTATGAATCTCAGATCGACAGACTTAAGAAAGGCCTGGATAAGAAGGATGAGGATAAGAAAGCAGCAAAAACACAGGCAGCCGAAAAGACTGCAGACACACCAGAGCACATAAGGCTCTCGTCACACAATGCTGCAAATCCTATTATAGGCGATAAGGCTCTCTTCCCTGACGACAATACCCATGAGAGCTACGCAGATTCAGATTATGACAATCAGGTATCACCTGATGAGGATGATTACATCCACACTGATGACTACGATGATTCAGCTTTTGATGATATGGACGACGGTGCGGACAGTGTGGACAACTCGGACAATTCGGATAATTCGGACAATTCGGATAATTCGGATAATTCAAATGAAGCAGTTGACACATCTGATACAGACGAAGAGAAGCAGCGCCAGATACAGGCATCCCTCGATGAGATAGATGCAGCTCTGGAATCCGCAAAGAAATATAAGAGCTAA
- the metK gene encoding methionine adenosyltransferase: protein MERRLFTSESVTEGHPDKICDQISDAVLDALMEQDPMSRVACETSITTGLVLVMGEITTNAYVDIQKIVRETIREIGYDRAKYGFDCDTCGVITAIDEQSSDIAMGVDKALEAKEHLMSEDDIEAIGAGDQGMMFGFATNETLEYMPYPIALAHKLARKLTEVRKNGTLPYLRPDGKTQVTVEYDENDKPVRLDAVVLSTQHGEEVSQEQIHADVKKHIFDEVLPQELIDENTKFFINPTGRFVIGGPNGDSGLTGRKIIVDTYGGYARHGGGAFSGKDCTKVDRSAAYAARYVAKNIVAAGLADKCEIQLSYAIGVARPTSIMVDTFGTGKLSDEKLVEIIRENFDLRPAGIIRMLDLRRPIYKQTAAYGHFGRTDLDLPWEKLDRVDALKAYL from the coding sequence ATGGAAAGAAGATTATTTACATCGGAATCAGTAACAGAAGGACATCCTGACAAAATCTGTGACCAGATATCAGATGCAGTACTTGACGCACTGATGGAGCAGGATCCAATGAGCCGTGTTGCCTGTGAGACATCCATAACAACAGGTCTTGTACTTGTCATGGGAGAGATCACAACCAACGCATATGTGGACATTCAGAAGATAGTCCGTGAGACGATCAGAGAGATCGGATATGACAGAGCAAAGTACGGATTTGACTGCGATACATGTGGCGTCATCACCGCTATAGATGAGCAGTCATCAGATATCGCTATGGGTGTTGACAAGGCTCTCGAGGCAAAAGAGCATCTCATGAGCGAGGATGATATCGAGGCTATAGGCGCTGGAGATCAGGGTATGATGTTTGGATTTGCCACAAATGAGACACTTGAGTACATGCCATACCCAATCGCTCTTGCCCACAAGCTTGCAAGAAAGCTTACAGAGGTGAGAAAAAACGGAACACTCCCATACCTTAGACCGGATGGAAAGACACAGGTTACAGTTGAGTATGATGAGAATGACAAGCCTGTAAGACTTGACGCAGTTGTTCTGTCAACACAGCACGGAGAGGAAGTCAGCCAGGAGCAGATCCACGCTGACGTGAAGAAGCATATATTTGACGAGGTCCTTCCACAGGAGCTCATTGATGAGAACACAAAGTTCTTCATCAACCCAACAGGAAGATTTGTTATCGGCGGACCAAATGGTGACAGTGGTCTCACAGGACGTAAGATCATCGTTGACACATACGGCGGATATGCCCGTCACGGCGGCGGAGCATTCTCAGGCAAGGATTGTACCAAGGTTGACCGTTCAGCGGCTTATGCGGCTCGTTACGTTGCCAAGAACATAGTTGCAGCAGGTCTGGCAGACAAGTGTGAGATACAGCTTTCATATGCCATAGGTGTTGCAAGACCTACATCGATCATGGTAGACACATTTGGCACAGGAAAGCTTTCAGATGAGAAGCTTGTTGAGATCATCAGAGAGAACTTTGACCTGAGACCAGCCGGAATCATCAGAATGCTCGACCTCAGAAGACCTATTTACAAGCAGACAGCAGCTTACGGTCACTTTGGAAGAACAGACTTAGATCTTCCGTGGGAGAAGCTTGACAGAGTCGATGCACTGAAGGCATACCTCTAA
- a CDS encoding TraX family protein, with protein sequence MERNITTGQEKQNTGIRILSSNALKVIACICMLIDHVGLVLMYNKWYMRAVGRLAFPIFAFLIVQGAAHTSNIRKYILRLAVFALISEIPFDLAIHDRLWYLGAQNIFFTLTAGLFVIYCMESRGPLGRWRGEIALATALLAEFLRFDYGMAGVGVIVVFYWCDKDSRAELPTGADSAVKLSYFSLRQNIEVVIISALTYILCLGMRQLYALLALIPINMYNGERGRWNLKYVFYMFYPAHLLIIWFIWIIWKK encoded by the coding sequence ATGGAGAGAAATATAACAACCGGTCAGGAAAAACAAAATACAGGGATAAGAATACTGTCATCAAATGCATTGAAAGTCATAGCATGTATATGTATGCTTATAGACCATGTTGGACTTGTACTTATGTACAATAAATGGTATATGCGAGCCGTTGGGCGTCTTGCATTTCCAATATTTGCATTCCTAATAGTTCAGGGGGCTGCACATACATCGAATATCAGGAAATATATTTTAAGACTTGCCGTATTTGCGTTGATATCAGAGATCCCGTTTGATCTGGCGATACATGACAGGCTGTGGTATCTTGGAGCACAAAACATATTCTTTACACTGACAGCTGGACTGTTTGTCATATATTGTATGGAGAGCCGAGGACCGCTTGGAAGGTGGCGGGGCGAGATTGCGCTGGCCACAGCACTTCTGGCGGAATTTCTGAGGTTTGACTATGGAATGGCGGGAGTGGGAGTCATAGTCGTATTTTATTGGTGCGATAAAGATAGTCGGGCTGAGTTGCCTACAGGTGCAGATTCTGCTGTAAAATTGTCGTATTTCAGTCTCAGACAGAATATTGAGGTGGTCATAATAAGTGCTCTTACATATATACTCTGCCTTGGCATGAGACAGCTGTATGCACTGCTGGCGCTCATCCCTATAAATATGTACAACGGAGAGCGCGGAAGATGGAATTTGAAATACGTGTTTTACATGTTTTATCCGGCGCATTTGCTCATCATATGGTTTATATGGATTATATGGAAAAAATAA
- a CDS encoding HIT family protein, with amino-acid sequence MNKDDCIFCKIANGEIPSATVYEDSVCRVILDVNPANKGHALIIPKEHFDNIYSIDAETAAKIFTIATEVAKAQKAELNPDGLNILQNNGEAAGQTVFHFHMHLVPRYIKDNVTMTWIPGKADTEELSTLSKALRKRI; translated from the coding sequence ATGAACAAGGATGATTGTATTTTTTGTAAGATAGCCAACGGCGAGATTCCATCAGCGACTGTATATGAGGACAGTGTGTGTAGAGTTATCCTGGATGTGAATCCTGCAAACAAAGGCCATGCGCTTATAATCCCGAAAGAACACTTTGACAATATATATAGCATAGATGCTGAGACCGCAGCCAAGATATTTACCATAGCTACAGAGGTAGCAAAGGCTCAGAAGGCGGAGCTGAATCCTGATGGTTTGAATATATTACAGAACAACGGAGAGGCAGCAGGTCAGACAGTATTCCATTTCCATATGCACCTTGTTCCTAGATACATCAAGGACAACGTAACAATGACATGGATACCTGGTAAGGCAGACACAGAGGAGCTGTCTACATTGTCTAAAGCGCTCAGAAAGAGAATTTAG
- a CDS encoding biotin transporter BioY codes for MKNKFTTTELVMMAMFTAILCVSAYLSIPTPLPNAAHITLLNFMIILIALVFELRDSTIIIALWMILGAIGVPVFIGGGSGLGYLFGVFGGYTFSFIIASIIIGLIKGKKYNRIKYTVFAILGAVIIDVIGMIWWKFNGNLTWKVAFISGFVAFIPLDLVKAVVAAQLVPLFKRLLPDRSEYSEQSTTQN; via the coding sequence ATGAAAAACAAATTTACGACAACTGAGCTGGTCATGATGGCAATGTTTACCGCTATCCTGTGTGTCTCTGCATATCTTAGCATACCTACACCGCTTCCGAATGCAGCGCACATCACACTGCTCAACTTCATGATCATCCTGATTGCCCTTGTATTTGAGCTCAGGGATTCTACTATAATAATCGCGCTGTGGATGATCCTTGGTGCTATAGGAGTTCCTGTATTTATCGGAGGCGGTTCAGGACTTGGATATCTGTTTGGAGTATTTGGCGGATATACATTCTCATTCATCATCGCTTCCATAATTATCGGACTCATAAAGGGAAAGAAATACAACCGGATCAAGTACACTGTATTTGCCATTCTCGGCGCAGTGATAATAGATGTGATCGGAATGATCTGGTGGAAGTTTAACGGAAACCTCACATGGAAGGTAGCTTTCATCTCTGGCTTCGTTGCATTTATCCCACTTGACCTCGTCAAGGCTGTCGTAGCAGCCCAGCTTGTACCTCTGTTCAAGAGACTTCTTCCAGACAGATCGGAATACAGCGAACAGTCAACCACCCAGAATTAA
- a CDS encoding helix-turn-helix domain-containing protein, which produces MNYTYFDDDKKYIQRIRGLREDHDYSQKYVADYLCTSQTMYARYERDASAMPIRHLIYLAKLYNVSTDYILGLTDMPSSYNELASAETAVSQKSCSDSRYSIRWKTSDNPSHKASDKSSNKSLDKKLTKNPDKTSR; this is translated from the coding sequence ATGAATTATACATATTTTGATGATGATAAAAAGTACATACAGCGCATACGCGGACTGCGGGAGGACCACGATTATTCACAGAAGTATGTTGCCGATTATCTCTGTACCTCTCAGACTATGTACGCCCGCTACGAACGGGATGCAAGCGCCATGCCCATACGCCATCTGATATATCTCGCTAAATTATATAATGTATCTACCGATTATATTCTTGGGCTCACTGATATGCCATCTTCATACAATGAACTTGCGTCAGCGGAAACTGCAGTCTCCCAGAAAAGCTGTTCCGACAGCAGATACAGTATACGCTGGAAGACCTCAGATAATCCATCACATAAAGCTTCAGATAAATCGTCAAATAAAAGTCTGGATAAAAAGTTAACTAAAAATCCAGATAAAACCTCCAGGTAA